In Raphanus sativus cultivar WK10039 chromosome 5, ASM80110v3, whole genome shotgun sequence, the following proteins share a genomic window:
- the LOC108856603 gene encoding serine/threonine-protein kinase STY13, producing MKEKEESGGGGYVRADQIDLKSLDEQLQRHLSRARTMEKRKSSSDGEDNADNYKYNQNNFGHRQLVFQRPLLGVGGYNNNYNNNHKLTTEVGRSRREWEIDPSKLIVKSVIARGTFGTVHRGIYDGQDVAVKLLDWGEEGHRSDAEIASLRAAFTQEVAVWHKLDHPNVTKFIGAAMGTSELSIQTENGHMGMPSNVCCVVVEYCPGGALKSFLIRSRRRKLAFKVVIQLSLDLARGLSYLHSQKIVHRDVKTENMLLDKSRTLKIADFGVARLEASNPNDMTGETGTLGYMAPEVLNGSPYNRKCDVYSFGICLWEIYCCDMPYPDLSFSEVTSAVVRQNLRPEIPRCCPSALANVMKRCWDANPDKRPEMEEAVAMLEAIDTSKGGGMIPPDQQQGCFCFRRHRGP from the exons atgaaggagaaggaggagagTGGCGGAGGAGGATACGTGAGAGCGGATCAGATAGATTTAAAGAGTTTGGACGAGCAATTGCAGAGACACTTAAGCAGAGCACGGACGATGGAGAAGAGGAAGAGCTCGAGTGATGGTGAAGATAACGCtgataattataaatataaccaAAACAACTTTGGACATCGTCAGCTTGTGTTTCAGAGACCGCTTCTCGGTGTTGGTGGATATAATAACAACTACAACAACAATCACAAGTTAACCACAGAGGTGGGGAGGTCGAGGAGAGAGTGGGAGATTGATCCTTCGAAGCTTATTGTCAAAAGTGTGATTGCTAGAGGTACTTTCGGTACTGTTCACCGTGGTATCTATGATGGTCAAGATGTGGCCG tgaaACTACTAGACTGGGGAGAAGAGGGACACAGGTCAGACGCGGAGATAGCTTCGCTAAGAGCTGCTTTCACTCAAGAAGTTGCTGTTTGGCATAAGCTCGACCATCCTAATGTCACCAAG TTCATAGGAGCGGCAATGGGGACATCGGAGCTGAGCATTCAGACGGAAAATGGTCACATGGGAATGCCGAGTAATGTTTGTTGCGTCGTCGTAGAGTATTGCCCCGGCGGTGCTCTAAAGTCTTTCCTCATCAGAAGTCGCCGCCGCAAACTCGCCTTCAAAGTCGTTATCCAACTCTCCCTTGATCTAGCTCGAGG GTTGAGTTACTTGCACTCGCAGAAGATAGTGCATAGAGACGTGAAAACGGAGAACATGCTTTTAGACAAGTCTCGCACGTTAAAGATTGCAGATTTTGGGGTGGCGCGTCTGGAGGCCTCCAACCCTAATGACATGACCGGTGAGACCGGAACCTTGGGCTACATGGCTCCGGAG gtgtTGAATGGGAGTCCATACAACAGAAAGTGCGATGTGTACAGCTTCGGGATATGTCTTTGGGAAATATACTGCTGCGACATGCCTTATCCCGACCTCAGTTTTTCCGAAGTCACCTCCGCCGTCGTCCGCCAG AATTTGAGACCGGAGATACCGAGATGTTGTCCGAGTGCGCTGGCGAACGTGATGAAGAGATGTTGGGATGCGAATCCGGATAAGCGGCCGGAGATGGAGGAAGCGGTGGCGATGTTAGAGGCTATCGATACTTCAAAGGGCGGAGGAATGATTCCTCCGGATCAACAACAAGGCTGTTTCTGTTTCCGGCGACACCGAGGCccatga
- the LOC108856602 gene encoding peptidyl-prolyl cis-trans isomerase CYP38, chloroplastic: MAGSLASLPTFSLVNASRRRIESYGSRKRIGVVRCCSSGDSQQQRGRLLRESAISLALSLGLIAGGVVPSMASPPFDGFAVANPAIPEVSVLISGPPIKDPGALLRYALPIDNKAIREVQKPLEDITDSLKISGLKALDSVERNVRQANRSLQQGKSMIVSGFAESKKDHGNQLIQQLEAGMQDMLQIVEDRKRDAVSPKQKEILQFVGGIEEDMVDGFPYQVPDEYRNMPLLKGRATLDMKVKIKDNPNLQDCVFRIVLDGYNAPVTAGNFVDLVERHFYDGMEIQRSDGFVVQTGDPEGPAEGFIDPSTEKVRTVPLEIMVAGKKTPFYGSTLEELGLYKAQVMLPFNAFGTMAMAREEFENDSGSSQVFWLLKESELTPSNSNILDGRYAVFGYVTQNEDFLADLKVGDVIESIQVVSGLDNLVNPSYKIAG; encoded by the exons ATGGCGGGATCGTTAGCCTCACTCCCTACGTTTAGTTTGGTGAATGCGTCGAGAAGGAGAATCGAGTCTTATGGCTCCAGAAAACGCATCGGAGTTGTTCGTTGTTGTTCCTCCGGCGACAGTCAGCAGCAG AGAGGGAGATTATTGAGAGAAAGTGCGATTTCATTAGCTTTATCGTTGGGTCTAATAGCTGGAGGAGTAGTCCCTTCGATGGCTTCCCCTCCCTTCGATGGCTTCGCCGTAGCAAACCCAGCGATTCCAGAGGTGTCGGTGTTGATATCAGGACCTCCCATCAAAGACCCAGGAGCTCTGTTGAGATATGCATTGCCTATCGACAACAAAGCCATCAGAGAAGTTCAGAAGCCTCTTGAGGATATCACTGACAGCCTCAAGATTTCTGGCCTCAAGGCTCTCGATTCTGTTGAACGG AATGTGAGGCAAGCAAATAGATCACTTCAGCAAGGGAAAAGCATGATTGTGTCTGGTTTTGCTGAGTCCAAGAAGGATCACGGTAACCAACTGATTCAACAGTTGGAAGCTGGTATGCAAGATATGCTTCAGATTGTTGAAGATCGGAAGAGAGATGCGGTTTCTCCTAAACAGAAAGAGATTCTCCAATTTGTTGGCGG AATTGAAGAGGATATGGTCGATGGCTTCCCTTACCAAGTCCCTGATGAGTACCGCAACATGCCTCTTCTCAAAGGAAGAGCCACTCTCGACATGAAAGTCAAGATCAAGGACAACCCCAACCTCCAGGATTGTGTTTTCCGCATTGTCCTCGATGGTTACAATGCCCCTGTTACCGCTGGGAACTTTGTCGACTTGGTGGAGCGCCATTTCTATGATGGCATGGAGATCCAGAGAT CTGATGGGTTTGTGGTACAAACGGGAGATCCAGAGGGTCCTGCGGAAGGATTTATAGATCCAAGCACTGAGAAAGTGAGGACTGTTCCTCTTGAGATTATGGTGGCTGGCAAGAAGACTCCTTTTTACGGCTCAACCCTTGAA GAATTGGGTCTGTACAAGGCTCAGGTGATGCTTCCTTTCAACGCATTTGGAACAATGGCTATGGCTAGAGAA GAGTTTGAGAATGACTCGGGATCGAGCCAAGTGTTTTGGCTGCTGAAAGAGAGTGAGCTGACCCCAAGCAATTCCAACATCTTGGACGGTCGTTACGCTGTCTTCGGTTACGTTACTCAGAATGAAGATTTTCTGGCTGATCTTAAAGTCGGTGATGTCATTGAGTCCATTCAAGTTGTCTCCGGTTTAGACAATCTCGTCAACCCCAGTTACAAAATCGCCGGATAG
- the LOC130512424 gene encoding uncharacterized protein LOC130512424, whose protein sequence is MDSNGSVVIYFEHGEEQHISTLVMKERYEEITYSELVDRIAKKMKINVVVTKLQLSYFPLAMNNKRPCYILDDEDVLGYLMKVDKKNRRSVLHVELKEIVSENQSNEMFSMNEENLNDARANDDMAGVGELEIVPHILPHVQEDELEHEKINEEGDEMDDREELPAVTAVEPPVVNSEWDDGIDMSLHQEFATREEVRDLVDKGVHSNCFEVDIMKSNPRVYILKCRGVGCRWYLRAAKLKNSAFFSIRIYRKMHTCSRGDASVMKKKKRGTPGLVASVVHKDYPGKYKTPDPKTLIDLVKNRLGVVVSYSTALRGKNKALSDLRGNPEESFARLSSYLYMLQMMNPDTITRLEGVYKGVLLIATAQDPDHHHYPLAFAVVDGEKNASWEWFLTILKTLIPDDPRLVFCTDRNQSIIKKVHEVYPLAIHGYCNYHLSNNVSGACSNVNKKGVASKFRQIAGIYNEVEFRKCYNDFRRTYPQAAAYLDDSVHETKWARCKFPGERYNIDTTNTVESINGVLKEPRKYALLPMLDVILAKMTEWFNKYRIESLRVPERQILVSYVHGILHHNYPKAKKLTVTELNTFEGHYNVVGKDGHGYFVDLSNGTCYCMYFDIDRYPCVHALAAIMKRGEMAEHYCSRYYWMEQWTLAYCRTIYPVPHHSTWESSEIPEEIRSKVVFPPYVEKKKGRLQVTRFSSAREYRRKRKKKYPPLIGENEESGSDDSGSDSSGSSDSSGSEANGDEGGDNKNDE, encoded by the exons ATGGATAGCAATGGGTCTGTGGTGATATATTTTGAACATGGTGAAGAGCAACATATTTCTACACTAGTGATGAAAGAAAGATATGAGGAGATTACTTATTCTGAGTTGGTAGATAGAATAGCAAAGAAAATGAAGATCAATGTAGTTGTGACGAAGCTTCAATTGAGTTACTTTCCGCTGGCAATGAATAATAAGAGGCCTTGCTATATcttggatgatgaagatgtttTAGGATATTTAATGAAGGTAGATAAGAAAAACCGACGTAGTGTCTTGCATGTGGAGCTTAAGGAAATCGTCTCAGAAAATCAGAGTAACGAGATGTTTTCTATGAATGAGGAAAATCTGAATGATGCCAGAGCTAATGATGACATGGCTGGAGTTGGTGAGTTGGAAATTGTTCCACATATTCTCCCTCATGTTCAGGAGGATGAGTTAGAGCATGAGAAAATCAATGAAGAGGGTGATGAAATGGATGATAGGGAGGAGTTGCCGGCAGTTACAGCAGTTGAACCTCCTGTTGTCAATTCAGAGTGGGATGATGGCATTGATATGAGTTTGCATCAAGAATTTGCGACTAGAGAAGAAGTGAGGGATTTAGTGGACAAAGGTGTGCATTCTAATTGTTTTGAGGTTGATATAATGAAGTCGAATCCTCGGGTTTACATATTGAAATGTCGTGGGGTTGGATGCAGATGGTATTTACGAGCTGCAAAGCTGAAGAACTCTGCTTTTTTCTCTATCAGAATTTATAGAAAGATGCATACATGCTCGCGTGGAGATGCAAgtgtcatgaagaagaagaaaagaggtACACCAGGCTTGGTCGCATCAGTGGTGCACAAAGATTATCCTGGCAAATACAAGACTCCGGATCCAAAGACTCTCATAGATTTGGTGAAGAACAGACTGGGTGTTGTGGTTTCATATTCTACGGCTTTGAGAGGTAAAAATAAAGCTTTGAGTGATTTGCGTGGTAACCCGGAGGAGAGTTTTGCTAGGCTGTCATCTTACTTGTACATGTTACAAATGATGAATCCTGATACCATTACACGATTAGAA GGTGTGTACAAAGGAGTGCTTCTCATTGCCACTGCTCAGGATCcagatcatcatcattatccCCTCGCTTTTGCAGTAGTAGATGGTGAGAAAAATGCGAGCTGGGAGTGGTTTTTAACCATATTAAAAACTTTGATACCAGATGATCCTCGGCTTGTGTTTTGTACTGATAGAAACCAGAGCATCATCAAGAAAGTACACGAGGTGTACCCGTTGGCGATCCATGGATATTGCAATTATCACTTATCTAATAATGTCAGCGGAGCATGCAGCAATGTTAACAAGAAAGGGGTTGCCAGTAAATTTCGCCAAATTGCTGGTATATATAACGAGGTGGAGTTCCGAAAATGCTACAATGATTTCAGGAGAACTTATCCTCAAGCGGCCGCATATCTTGATGACAGTGTTCATGAGACCAAATGGGCAAGATGTAAATTTCCGGGAGAAAGGTACAACATAGACACAACCAACACTGTTGAATCTATCAATGGTGTtttgaaggaaccaaggaaATATGCACTGTTGCCAATGCTTGATGTGATCTTGGCAAAGATGACAGAATGGTTTAACAAATACCGTATAGAATCTTTACGCGTACCAGAGAGGCAGATACTAGTCTCGTATGTGCATGGGATATTGCATCATAATTATCCTAAGGCAAAAAAGCTCACGGTGACCGAGCTAAATACATTTGAAGGTCACTACAATGTGGTTGGCAAAGATGGTCATGGTTATTTTGTTGATTTGAGCAACGGAACATGCTATTGTATGTATTTTGATATTGATCGGTATCCTTGTGTGCATGCACTTGCTGCCATCATGAAGCGTGGAGAAATGGCTGAACATTATTGTTCTAGATATTACTGGATGGAGCAGTGGACTTTGGCATATTGCAGGACAATATATCCAGTGCCTCATCATTCAACATGGGAAAGTTCTGAAATTCCTGAGGAAATCCGATCTAAGGTTGTCTTCCCTCCGTATgtggaaaaaaagaaaggaagactACAAGTTACTAGATTCTCATCTGCAAGAGAATACCGtaggaagagaaagaagaagtaTCCACCATTGATTGGTGAAAACGAAGAAAGTGGCAGTGATGACAGTGGCAGTGACAGCAGTGGCAGCAGTGACAGCAGTGGCAGCGAGGCAAATGGGGACGAGGGAGGTGACAACAAAAATGATGAGTGA
- the LOC130512688 gene encoding uncharacterized protein LOC130512688 isoform X2, with product MHGDKVGDKEADKEDGEGDKEEGDEEDGDEGDKDDDEADKEEGDEEDGDEGDKDDDEADKEDGDEADKDGEDGDEVDSDDDEADKDDEDGEKQIEAETEKDGEKQNEAEKDGETAAEKLVQDTEERFDEDGDEQSTLQIMADTAERFEKAAAEKAAADKTDSQDAGERPKRVSKVSHLLRSPFTPN from the exons ATGCATGGTGATAAGGTGGGTGATAAAGAAGCTGATAAGGAGGATGGTGAGGGTGATAAGGAGGAGGGTGATGAGGAGGATGGTGATGAGGGTGATAAGGATGATGATGAGGCTGATAAGGAGGAGGGTGATGAGGAGGATGGTGATGAGGGTGATAAGGATGATGATGAGGCTGATAAGGAGGATGGTGATGAGGCTGATAAGGACGGCGAGGATGGTGATGAG GTTgacagtgatgatgatgaggctGATAAGGACGACGAGGATGGTGAGAAGCAGATTGAGGCAGAGACTGAGAAGGATGGTGAGAAACAGAATGAGGCTGAGAAGGATGGTGAGACAGCTGCTGAGAAGTTAGTGCAAG ATACTGAAGAGAGATTTGATGAGGATGGAGATGAGCAATCTACACTTCAGATTATGGCAGACACTGCAGAGAGATTTGAGAAGGCTGCTGCGGAAAAAGCTGCTGCGGACAAGACAGATTCACAGGATGCTGGTGAGAGGCCAAAGAGGGTGTCCAAGGTTTCTCATTTGTTGAGGTCTCCTTTTACGCCAAACTAA
- the LOC130512688 gene encoding uncharacterized protein LOC130512688 isoform X1 has product MHGDKVGDKEADKEDGEGDKEEGDEEDGDEGDKDDDEADKEEGDEEDGDEGDKDDDEADKEDGDEADKDGEDGDEVDSDDDEADKDGEDGDEVDSDDDEADKDDEDGEKQIEAETEKDGEKQNEAEKDGETAAEKLVQDTEERFDEDGDEQSTLQIMADTAERFEKAAAEKAAADKTDSQDAGERPKRVSKVSHLLRSPFTPN; this is encoded by the exons ATGCATGGTGATAAGGTGGGTGATAAAGAAGCTGATAAGGAGGATGGTGAGGGTGATAAGGAGGAGGGTGATGAGGAGGATGGTGATGAGGGTGATAAGGATGATGATGAGGCTGATAAGGAGGAGGGTGATGAGGAGGATGGTGATGAGGGTGATAAGGATGATGATGAGGCTGATAAGGAGGATGGTGATGAGGCTGATAAGGACGGCGAGGATGGTGATGAGGTTgacagtgatgatgatgaggctGATAAGGACGGCGAGGATGGTGATGAGGTTgacagtgatgatgatgaggctGATAAGGACGACGAGGATGGTGAGAAGCAGATTGAGGCAGAGACTGAGAAGGATGGTGAGAAACAGAATGAGGCTGAGAAGGATGGTGAGACAGCTGCTGAGAAGTTAGTGCAAG ATACTGAAGAGAGATTTGATGAGGATGGAGATGAGCAATCTACACTTCAGATTATGGCAGACACTGCAGAGAGATTTGAGAAGGCTGCTGCGGAAAAAGCTGCTGCGGACAAGACAGATTCACAGGATGCTGGTGAGAGGCCAAAGAGGGTGTCCAAGGTTTCTCATTTGTTGAGGTCTCCTTTTACGCCAAACTAA